Proteins encoded within one genomic window of Granulicella pectinivorans:
- a CDS encoding TonB-dependent receptor — protein sequence MHTCKSSNEIQPQAISRSSLLLFTLVFAFALTPIALCQVLYGTLVGNLTDSSGGAVVGASVEATSTATNIVTKIASDQEGHYLFTNLAPGNYSIAVTAPGFKGVTSQGVIIQPNSQRRVDVRLEVSSVTETVTVISAPAVLQSDQASVATQLEAAQLETLPGGPGPGMRNVQSLYTIVPGFSPPVLGHSESGTPSDTLVSNVNGVSDTNNNTRIDGASSIYAWVPDVAAYIPSTEAIQSVDIVTNSFDAEQGLAAGAIVNIATKSGTNQYHGTAWEYNTISALAARNYFLPVTQLHVPKYILNQFGVNFGGPIMRNKAFFFANWERSRRSQNQSGFQTVPTLAMRAGNFQGTGTTIYDPSTGNPDGTGRQPFANNIIPASRFAFAANQMLSLLPAPNVTTSALSSNFFTSASGQYTRDIVDSRVDYKPSSKSSTFLRYGVQKSSLFDPQPLGKAGGTPADGGQPGNAPSIFQAVGLGGTYAFTSNVFADANMGFSRVGLATANTDLDQNYGLTFLQIPGTNGPSPLQAGFPAFIFSGLSSLGNPSAPNPQLYHDNTYTVAANLTWTKRTHSLRFGMEYQHYNVNHFQPQNTYGPRGGFTFTGGLTSLKGGAATNSYNSFADFLLGLPQAMGKDTQFLNPGTLRESVWAFYARDQWQMTNSLTLTYGIRYEVYPFATRDHFGGNAYDPLTGNVYLGGLGGVSKTAGINAGKGNFAPRIGLAYRLGEKTVIRGGYGMTVNPDSFRNMLVAYPAVISQTYSGASSYLAAGSLATGIPAATFPDISTGVLPIPLTLTTTTYPHNYRRGYIESYNIAIQRDLFKGFTLQTTYVGTLSIREVVALNLNAAAPGTGTAGGALYKSLGTTAAITQETPMGTASYNGLQTMLKKRFAHGNTIGMNYTYSRSLNNYADNSDATPLVSYMPAYSKNFGLSGFDRKHNLQLYSNTALPFGKNQRYLTHGVLSYIAGGWQLNNLISRTSGTPFTVSASASSLNAPGNSQFANQVLPTVRILGGHGVGNPYFDTNAFAPVTTAAFGNASKNSLRGPGYFNWNLGLSKGFSFRDRYNFQIRGEAFNLTNTPTFGNPGANVSNVTTTNGVQNLNGFGIITSASNQRTMRLSARFNF from the coding sequence ATGCACACTTGCAAGAGTTCTAACGAAATCCAGCCCCAGGCCATCTCCCGGTCTTCGCTCCTGCTGTTCACCCTCGTCTTCGCTTTTGCCCTCACGCCGATCGCTCTCTGCCAGGTCCTCTATGGCACGCTGGTGGGTAATCTGACGGACTCTTCGGGAGGTGCCGTGGTGGGCGCCTCCGTCGAAGCGACCAGCACCGCAACCAACATCGTCACGAAGATCGCGAGCGACCAGGAAGGCCACTATCTCTTCACCAACCTCGCCCCCGGAAACTACTCCATCGCGGTAACCGCACCCGGCTTCAAAGGCGTCACCTCGCAGGGTGTCATCATTCAGCCCAACTCGCAGCGTCGCGTAGACGTGCGTCTCGAAGTGTCCTCGGTGACCGAGACGGTGACCGTGATCTCGGCCCCCGCCGTGCTGCAGTCCGATCAGGCCAGTGTCGCAACGCAGTTGGAGGCAGCTCAGTTGGAGACGCTTCCCGGTGGCCCCGGACCAGGCATGCGCAACGTGCAGAGCCTCTACACAATCGTCCCCGGCTTCTCTCCGCCCGTGCTTGGACACTCCGAATCGGGCACGCCTTCCGACACCCTCGTCTCCAACGTGAACGGTGTCTCCGATACCAACAACAACACCCGCATCGATGGCGCGAGTTCGATCTACGCCTGGGTGCCCGACGTCGCGGCCTACATCCCTTCCACCGAAGCCATCCAGTCCGTCGACATCGTGACCAACAGCTTCGACGCCGAGCAGGGTCTCGCGGCTGGAGCCATCGTCAATATTGCTACAAAATCCGGCACAAATCAGTATCACGGCACGGCGTGGGAATATAACACCATCAGTGCGCTGGCGGCACGCAACTACTTTCTGCCCGTTACGCAGCTTCATGTTCCCAAGTACATCCTCAATCAGTTCGGAGTGAACTTTGGCGGACCGATCATGCGCAACAAGGCCTTCTTCTTCGCCAACTGGGAGAGGTCCCGCCGGTCGCAGAACCAGAGCGGCTTCCAGACCGTGCCCACTCTTGCGATGCGGGCAGGAAACTTCCAGGGGACAGGCACCACCATCTACGATCCGTCCACGGGAAACCCCGACGGTACAGGCCGTCAGCCCTTCGCCAACAACATCATCCCGGCCAGCCGCTTCGCCTTCGCCGCCAACCAAATGCTCTCTCTGCTGCCCGCGCCGAACGTGACGACATCCGCTCTTTCAAGCAACTTCTTCACCAGCGCCAGCGGTCAGTACACGCGCGACATCGTGGATAGCCGTGTCGACTACAAGCCCTCATCGAAGAGCTCCACCTTCCTTCGTTACGGCGTGCAGAAGTCGTCGCTCTTCGATCCTCAGCCCCTTGGCAAAGCGGGCGGCACGCCTGCCGACGGCGGTCAGCCCGGCAATGCACCAAGTATCTTCCAGGCGGTCGGTCTCGGCGGCACCTATGCCTTCACCTCGAATGTCTTCGCCGACGCCAACATGGGATTCTCGCGTGTCGGACTTGCGACCGCGAACACCGATCTCGACCAGAACTACGGCCTCACATTCCTGCAGATTCCCGGAACCAACGGACCAAGCCCGCTGCAGGCCGGCTTCCCCGCCTTTATCTTCTCCGGGCTATCCTCACTCGGCAATCCATCCGCGCCGAATCCGCAGCTCTACCATGACAACACTTACACGGTTGCAGCCAACCTCACATGGACAAAGCGAACTCACTCCCTGCGCTTCGGCATGGAGTATCAGCACTACAATGTGAACCACTTCCAGCCGCAGAACACCTATGGCCCGCGTGGCGGCTTCACCTTTACCGGCGGTCTTACCTCGCTCAAGGGCGGCGCTGCGACCAACTCCTACAACAGCTTTGCCGACTTCCTGCTCGGTCTGCCTCAGGCCATGGGCAAGGACACCCAGTTCCTGAATCCCGGCACGCTGCGTGAATCGGTATGGGCCTTCTACGCGCGCGATCAATGGCAGATGACCAATTCGCTCACGCTCACCTACGGCATCCGGTATGAGGTCTATCCCTTCGCCACGCGCGATCACTTTGGCGGCAACGCCTACGACCCGCTCACAGGCAACGTCTATCTGGGCGGCCTCGGTGGCGTCTCGAAGACGGCAGGCATCAACGCCGGTAAGGGGAACTTCGCGCCACGTATCGGCCTCGCCTATCGCCTCGGAGAGAAGACCGTGATCCGCGGGGGATACGGCATGACCGTCAATCCCGACAGCTTCCGCAACATGCTCGTTGCCTATCCGGCGGTCATCTCGCAGACGTATTCGGGAGCAAGCTCGTACTTAGCCGCAGGAAGTCTGGCCACCGGCATCCCCGCAGCTACCTTCCCCGATATCAGTACCGGTGTTCTACCCATCCCGCTTACCCTCACGACCACCACTTACCCACACAACTACAGGCGCGGCTATATCGAGTCCTACAACATCGCCATCCAGCGAGATCTGTTCAAAGGCTTCACGTTGCAGACCACCTATGTTGGAACGTTATCCATCCGCGAAGTCGTGGCCCTGAACCTGAACGCGGCGGCTCCCGGCACCGGCACTGCGGGCGGCGCTCTATACAAGAGCCTTGGCACCACGGCGGCCATCACCCAGGAGACTCCCATGGGCACGGCCAGCTACAACGGCCTTCAGACCATGTTGAAGAAGCGTTTCGCGCACGGCAACACCATTGGCATGAACTACACCTACTCACGCTCGCTCAACAACTACGCCGACAACTCCGACGCGACCCCGCTCGTCAGCTACATGCCCGCCTATAGCAAGAACTTCGGGCTCAGCGGCTTCGACCGGAAACACAACCTCCAGCTCTACAGCAATACGGCTCTGCCCTTCGGAAAGAACCAGAGGTACCTCACGCATGGAGTGCTCAGCTACATCGCTGGTGGATGGCAGTTGAACAACCTCATCAGCCGCACCAGCGGTACGCCGTTCACGGTCTCCGCATCGGCTTCCTCGCTCAACGCGCCGGGTAACTCGCAGTTCGCCAACCAGGTTCTTCCCACCGTCAGGATTCTGGGCGGTCATGGCGTCGGCAATCCGTACTTCGATACCAATGCCTTCGCTCCGGTCACGACCGCCGCCTTCGGAAACGCGTCGAAGAACTCCCTGCGTGGTCCCGGATACTTCAATTGGAATCTGGGCCTCTCCAAGGGCTTCAGCTTCCGCGACCGCTATAACTTCCAGATTCGCGGAGAGGCCTTCAACCTGACGAATACTCCCACCTTCGGCAACCCCGGCGCAAACGTCTCCAATGTAACGACCACCAACGGCGTGCAAAACCTCAACGGCTTCGGCATCATCACATCGGCATCGAACCAGCGGACGATGCGCCTGTCCGCACGATTCAACTTCTAG
- a CDS encoding LacI family DNA-binding transcriptional regulator, with protein MPLTIRDVAKRAMVSVGSVSNVLNNRDSVKPSVRAKVEKAIEDLGYHPNRRAQLLARKPNPVLSFVLSNRELYDPFHSRILEGVSKYCEDSGFFVLFSKLHYAASETVGRLQLPAAVRTNGMSECVLLAGVNYPNLIEALEQQNIPHILFANNLVSPAPMGVSDQVLFDDVAAARNATRYLIELGHEAIWYIGDTALPWFERRYQGYLAAMREAKLKPRAQTAAISDDRFVNGFRWASSIVKAKQPLTAIFAATDEVAYGCWECLQQLSIGVPDQVSLIGFDDQRGPYKGLGLTTVRVEAETIGIEMAKMAIEKIRSTEKQQPQVVVPTVLMKRGTCQPPPDNPGRVPVSPRDAR; from the coding sequence ATGCCGCTGACGATTCGGGATGTTGCCAAGAGAGCCATGGTTTCGGTAGGCAGCGTGTCCAATGTGCTGAACAACCGGGATTCCGTGAAGCCTTCGGTTCGCGCCAAAGTGGAGAAGGCCATCGAGGATCTTGGCTATCATCCCAATCGACGGGCACAGCTCCTGGCGCGGAAACCGAATCCTGTGTTGTCGTTCGTTTTGAGCAACCGCGAGTTGTACGATCCGTTCCACTCACGGATTCTCGAGGGTGTAAGCAAGTACTGCGAGGACTCCGGCTTCTTCGTTCTCTTCTCAAAGCTGCACTACGCCGCGAGTGAGACGGTCGGCAGGCTGCAACTGCCTGCTGCGGTCCGGACGAACGGCATGTCGGAGTGCGTGCTTCTTGCCGGCGTGAACTATCCCAATCTCATCGAGGCCCTGGAGCAGCAAAATATCCCCCACATCCTCTTCGCGAACAATCTCGTGAGCCCCGCGCCGATGGGGGTGTCCGATCAGGTTCTCTTCGACGATGTGGCGGCTGCTCGCAATGCGACACGGTATCTGATCGAGCTGGGGCATGAAGCCATCTGGTACATCGGCGATACGGCCCTGCCCTGGTTTGAGCGCCGCTACCAGGGCTACCTTGCCGCGATGCGCGAGGCGAAGTTGAAGCCGCGTGCGCAGACCGCGGCGATCTCCGACGATCGCTTCGTGAATGGGTTCCGTTGGGCCTCGAGCATCGTGAAGGCGAAGCAGCCTTTGACCGCGATCTTTGCGGCCACCGACGAGGTGGCCTATGGCTGCTGGGAGTGTCTGCAACAGCTCTCCATCGGCGTTCCCGACCAGGTAAGCCTCATCGGTTTCGACGATCAGCGCGGTCCGTATAAAGGGCTCGGATTGACGACGGTGCGTGTGGAAGCGGAGACCATCGGCATCGAGATGGCGAAGATGGCGATCGAGAAGATTCGATCGACCGAGAAACAACAGCCCCAGGTTGTGGTGCCGACGGTACTGATGAAACGCGGCACATGCCAGCCCCCACCCGACAATCCGGGTCGGGTGCCTGTTTCGCCGCGCGATGCTCGCTAG
- a CDS encoding energy transducer TonB, whose translation MKLRLLATALCLFAIAGALNAQTLASAKPPGYPLAAKAAGIEGHVVLKATISKEGKVQDIHVVSGPPELREAAINAVQYWTYKPYTHFGRVVEVDTTVTVNFTMGNPKEKAKAQAEAQALLAKSTQPSQDAQQTSTPQN comes from the coding sequence ATGAAACTCCGTCTCCTCGCTACTGCGCTCTGCCTCTTCGCGATTGCGGGCGCTCTCAACGCGCAAACGCTTGCCAGCGCAAAACCGCCGGGGTACCCGCTTGCCGCTAAGGCCGCCGGAATCGAGGGTCACGTTGTTCTCAAGGCCACCATCTCCAAAGAGGGCAAGGTGCAGGACATTCACGTCGTTAGCGGCCCTCCAGAGCTGCGCGAAGCTGCCATCAACGCCGTCCAGTACTGGACGTACAAGCCCTATACGCACTTCGGCCGCGTGGTCGAAGTAGACACCACAGTCACGGTCAACTTCACCATGGGCAACCCAAAGGAAAAGGCCAAGGCGCAGGCGGAAGCCCAGGCGCTTTTGGCAAAATCCACGCAACCGTCGCAGGATGCTCAACAGACTTCCACACCCCAGAACTAA
- the trpB gene encoding tryptophan synthase subunit beta — protein sequence MATMVENPATTVAGRFGAYGGRYVPETLMAALEELEHAYAEAQADPAFHTELDGLLHHYCGRPTPLYFAKRLSEQTGGAKIYLKREDLLHTGAHKINNALGQGLLARRMGKQRIIAETGAGQHGVATATVCALLGLDCVIYMGEEDMRRQELNVYRMRLLGAEVRGVSSGSATLKDAINDAMRDWVTNVRTTYYILGSALGAHPYPTMVRNFHRVISIEARKQFLSEVGQLPTAVVACVGGGSNAIGAFYEFIPDANVQLIGVEAGGRGTALGEHAARFQKVGGGLPGVLQGTYSYVLQNDAGQVATTHSVSAGLDYASVGPEHAMLHDSGRATYVSCSDEDALKATIALSRTEGILPALESAHAVAEGIRLAATMSKDQIIMINLSGRGDKDMGILARELDLKGAKPKEA from the coding sequence ATGGCAACGATGGTAGAAAACCCGGCAACAACCGTAGCAGGACGTTTCGGAGCCTACGGCGGACGCTACGTACCCGAGACCCTCATGGCAGCGCTCGAAGAGCTCGAGCACGCCTACGCCGAGGCCCAGGCCGACCCCGCCTTCCACACCGAGCTCGACGGCCTCCTCCACCACTACTGCGGACGCCCCACCCCCCTCTACTTCGCCAAGCGCCTCTCCGAGCAAACCGGTGGCGCAAAAATCTACCTGAAGCGCGAAGACCTCCTCCACACCGGCGCGCACAAGATCAACAACGCCCTCGGCCAGGGTCTGCTCGCCCGCCGCATGGGCAAGCAGCGCATCATCGCCGAGACCGGAGCCGGCCAGCACGGCGTCGCCACAGCCACCGTCTGCGCCCTCCTCGGCCTCGACTGCGTCATCTACATGGGCGAAGAAGACATGCGCCGCCAGGAGCTCAACGTCTACCGCATGCGCCTCCTGGGTGCCGAAGTCCGCGGCGTCTCCTCCGGCTCCGCAACCCTCAAGGACGCCATCAACGACGCCATGCGCGACTGGGTCACCAACGTCCGCACCACCTACTACATCCTCGGCTCCGCCCTCGGCGCCCACCCCTACCCCACGATGGTCCGCAACTTCCACCGCGTTATCTCCATCGAGGCCCGCAAGCAGTTCCTGTCCGAAGTGGGCCAGCTCCCAACCGCCGTCGTAGCCTGCGTCGGCGGCGGCTCCAACGCCATCGGAGCCTTCTACGAGTTCATCCCCGACGCCAACGTCCAGCTCATCGGCGTCGAAGCCGGTGGCCGTGGCACCGCACTCGGCGAGCACGCCGCCCGCTTCCAGAAAGTTGGCGGAGGCCTCCCCGGCGTCCTCCAGGGCACCTACTCCTACGTCCTCCAGAACGACGCCGGCCAGGTTGCCACCACGCACTCCGTCTCCGCCGGTCTCGACTACGCCTCCGTCGGCCCCGAGCACGCCATGCTCCACGACAGCGGTCGCGCCACCTACGTCTCCTGCTCCGACGAAGACGCGTTGAAGGCCACCATCGCCCTCAGCCGCACCGAGGGCATCCTCCCCGCGCTCGAGTCCGCCCACGCCGTCGCCGAGGGCATCCGCCTCGCCGCCACCATGAGCAAGGACCAGATCATCATGATCAACCTCTCCGGCCGCGGCGACAAAGACATGGGCATCCTCGCCCGCGAGCTCGACCTCAAGGGCGCAAAGCCAAAGGAAGCATAA
- the trpA gene encoding tryptophan synthase subunit alpha: MPIQFPNKPGIVAYLTAGDPDLATTRDIALAAIDNGADVIELGVPFSDPLADGPVIQRASERAVAKGTRLTDVLALSKELRQARPHCGIVLFSYLNPVVRMGMKPFCAAAKENGADGVLLTDMIVEEAGEYVTEMAANDLAPVFLAAPTSPDARLKAIGESSKGFVYAISRVGITGTQDAVNSDAPALVARLRQFTQLPIAVGFGISNAAHVKAVGEFADAAIIGSALVALIEKTGPEQAAKEVGKFIAGLRA, from the coding sequence ATGCCCATTCAATTCCCCAACAAGCCCGGCATCGTAGCCTACCTCACCGCCGGCGACCCCGACCTCGCCACCACCCGCGACATCGCCCTCGCCGCCATCGATAACGGTGCCGACGTCATCGAGCTCGGCGTCCCCTTCTCCGATCCTCTCGCCGACGGTCCCGTCATCCAGCGCGCCTCGGAACGCGCCGTAGCCAAGGGCACCCGCCTGACGGATGTGTTGGCCCTGTCGAAAGAGCTCCGCCAAGCCCGCCCCCACTGCGGCATCGTCCTCTTCTCCTATCTGAACCCAGTCGTCCGCATGGGCATGAAACCCTTCTGCGCCGCCGCAAAGGAGAACGGAGCCGACGGCGTGCTCCTCACCGACATGATCGTCGAAGAGGCCGGCGAATATGTAACCGAAATGGCTGCAAATGACCTCGCTCCCGTCTTCCTCGCCGCCCCTACAAGCCCCGACGCCCGCCTCAAGGCCATCGGCGAATCCTCCAAAGGCTTCGTCTACGCCATCTCTCGCGTCGGCATCACCGGCACGCAGGATGCCGTCAACTCGGACGCCCCCGCGCTGGTAGCTCGCCTCCGCCAGTTCACCCAGCTTCCCATCGCCGTCGGCTTCGGCATCTCGAACGCCGCGCACGTCAAGGCGGTCGGCGAGTTCGCCGACGCCGCCATCATCGGCAGCGCACTCGTTGCGCTCATCGAAAAAACCGGCCCCGAACAAGCAGCAAAAGAGGTGGGCAAGTTCATCGCAGGCTTACGTGCCTAG
- a CDS encoding gluconate 2-dehydrogenase subunit 3 family protein has translation MDRREVLRLLGSAAAISAFPLEALAVIQDASAQVAQSTGLRTLNAAQNATVTTIAEMIIPATDTPGAQAAKVNEFIDLLLTEWFEPAETRQFLAGLADVDARSKKKFSAAFVACTPAQQTEILTELDAEAMEFAARQKKAMLTPATQPQVNASLQQTHAVKQTSAPPPMNFFYQMKKLTLAGYYTTDIGFTQELDRDIVPLKHAGCAPLAEVAR, from the coding sequence ATGGATCGACGTGAAGTACTGAGGTTGCTGGGCTCAGCCGCCGCAATCTCTGCTTTCCCGCTGGAGGCCCTGGCTGTCATCCAGGATGCAAGCGCACAGGTCGCTCAATCGACCGGGCTCAGGACCCTGAACGCTGCACAGAATGCCACCGTCACCACGATTGCCGAGATGATCATCCCGGCGACCGACACACCCGGTGCCCAGGCCGCGAAGGTCAACGAGTTCATCGACCTCCTGTTGACCGAGTGGTTCGAGCCCGCGGAGACCAGGCAGTTTCTCGCCGGTCTGGCCGACGTCGACGCGCGCAGCAAAAAGAAATTCTCCGCAGCCTTCGTCGCGTGTACTCCCGCGCAACAGACGGAGATCCTCACGGAACTGGATGCGGAAGCCATGGAATTTGCCGCCCGCCAGAAGAAGGCGATGCTGACGCCCGCGACGCAACCGCAGGTCAACGCTTCTCTGCAGCAAACTCACGCTGTCAAACAAACGTCCGCGCCGCCGCCGATGAACTTCTTCTACCAGATGAAGAAGCTGACGCTGGCCGGCTACTACACGACGGACATTGGTTTCACGCAGGAGCTGGACAGGGACATCGTTCCGTTGAAACACGCCGGATGCGCTCCCCTCGCGGAGGTGGCGCGATGA
- a CDS encoding SGNH/GDSL hydrolase family protein yields the protein MKITMKWLSLLLLVLCVGQPGNAQQLPKLFLVGDSISIYYTPFLQADTASLIQFSRKTSPTPETIAQQLSDPNVQGGNSRMVLDYLKGRYADKAFHPEFVAINCGLHDIKRIPKTNAIAIDAAEYRDNLAAILALVQSRGGHLVWINTTPVNDARHNALSKEFFRYNADVKRYNEIAEKLFKQNNVPTIDLYTFTAQMGDGHYIDHVHFDEPTRMLQAAFIAGFLNSYLSSPVPSH from the coding sequence ATGAAGATCACCATGAAATGGCTTTCGCTGCTCCTTCTCGTTCTCTGCGTAGGTCAGCCCGGCAATGCCCAACAACTGCCGAAGCTGTTTCTTGTAGGCGACAGTATCTCCATCTACTACACGCCGTTCCTTCAGGCGGATACAGCGAGCCTCATCCAATTCAGCCGCAAGACATCGCCCACGCCGGAGACCATCGCCCAGCAGTTGAGCGATCCCAACGTGCAGGGCGGCAACTCGCGGATGGTCCTCGACTACCTGAAAGGCCGTTACGCAGACAAGGCCTTTCATCCTGAATTCGTCGCCATCAACTGCGGGCTGCACGATATCAAGCGCATCCCCAAGACGAACGCGATTGCGATCGACGCAGCCGAGTACCGCGACAACCTCGCCGCAATCCTCGCCCTGGTCCAGTCCAGAGGTGGGCATCTCGTCTGGATCAACACCACCCCCGTGAACGACGCGCGGCACAACGCCTTGTCAAAGGAGTTCTTCCGCTACAACGCCGACGTAAAGCGCTACAACGAGATCGCCGAAAAGCTCTTCAAACAAAACAACGTCCCGACCATCGACCTCTACACCTTCACCGCGCAGATGGGCGACGGTCACTACATCGATCATGTCCACTTCGATGAGCCCACCAGGATGCTTCAGGCAGCTTTCATCGCCGGCTTCCTGAACTCCTATCTCTCCAGCCCTGTCCCATCTCACTGA
- a CDS encoding GMC oxidoreductase → MNMTTNIQTGNTNTYDAIVIGSGITGGWAAKELTEKGLQTLVLEAGQTIVPERDYVEHVPVWQMKFRGMRDRKYDDVHRERQKHIGDEWNAKFFVDDLENPYTTPPDQPYLFLRGRHVGGRSVMWGRQSYRWSDIDFEGNLKDGVAVDWPIRYKDIEPWYDYVEDFIGVSGQAENLPQLPDGKFLPPMELNCAEIHMRDVIAQKFPDRRLTIGRTAILTKDHRGRTACHQCGPCARGCITRSYFSSLHSTLPAAEATGKLTMRPFSVVHSLIFDTKTRRVTGVRVIDAQTRQTIEFHAKVVFLCASTLESARILMNSKTPEFSNGLANSSGQLGRNLMDHMMGSGASGIIPGHEDRVQLGNRPNGIYVPRFRNIKDKHPKFIRGYGFQGGGGRDDWGRGSEMPGFGADFKHSLRQPGPWRFSFASFAECLSHPDNRMELDKTKVDAWGIPAMRISAKWRSNEWETFKDAQVTAAEMLEAAGAKEITLRNSPSAPGEGIHEMGSARMGHDPKTSVLNRWNQAHDVKNLFVTDGSFMVSSGCQNPSLTYMAMTARACDYAVKQMKLGEI, encoded by the coding sequence ATGAACATGACAACGAATATCCAGACCGGAAACACCAACACCTACGACGCCATTGTCATCGGATCCGGCATCACCGGCGGATGGGCCGCCAAGGAGCTCACCGAGAAGGGTCTTCAGACGCTTGTGCTCGAAGCCGGCCAGACCATCGTGCCGGAGAGGGACTATGTCGAACACGTTCCTGTCTGGCAGATGAAGTTCCGCGGCATGCGCGACCGCAAGTACGACGATGTTCACCGCGAACGGCAGAAGCACATTGGCGACGAGTGGAACGCGAAGTTCTTCGTCGACGATCTTGAGAACCCCTACACCACACCGCCGGATCAGCCCTATCTCTTCCTGCGTGGCCGCCATGTGGGCGGGCGCTCGGTCATGTGGGGCCGGCAGAGCTATCGCTGGAGCGACATCGATTTCGAGGGGAATCTCAAGGATGGCGTCGCCGTCGACTGGCCCATCCGCTACAAGGACATCGAGCCCTGGTACGACTACGTGGAGGACTTCATCGGAGTCAGCGGTCAGGCCGAGAACCTGCCTCAGCTCCCCGACGGCAAGTTTCTGCCGCCCATGGAGCTCAACTGCGCCGAGATTCATATGCGCGACGTCATTGCGCAGAAGTTTCCCGATCGCCGCCTCACCATCGGCCGCACCGCCATCCTCACGAAGGATCATCGTGGCCGCACCGCCTGCCATCAGTGCGGGCCATGCGCGCGAGGATGCATCACACGCTCCTACTTCAGCAGCCTGCACTCCACGCTCCCTGCGGCCGAGGCGACCGGTAAGCTGACCATGCGGCCGTTCAGCGTGGTTCACAGTCTCATCTTCGACACGAAGACTCGCCGCGTCACCGGCGTGCGCGTCATCGATGCCCAGACCAGGCAGACGATAGAGTTCCACGCGAAGGTCGTGTTCCTCTGCGCTTCGACCTTGGAGTCGGCGCGCATCCTCATGAACTCGAAGACCCCGGAGTTCTCGAACGGCCTCGCCAACTCCAGTGGACAGCTTGGCCGCAACCTCATGGACCACATGATGGGCAGCGGCGCGTCGGGCATCATCCCCGGCCACGAAGACCGCGTGCAGCTGGGCAACCGTCCCAACGGCATCTACGTGCCGCGTTTCCGCAATATCAAGGACAAGCATCCGAAGTTCATCCGTGGCTATGGTTTCCAGGGCGGCGGCGGTCGCGACGACTGGGGCCGTGGCAGCGAGATGCCGGGCTTCGGCGCGGACTTCAAGCATTCTCTGCGTCAGCCCGGGCCATGGCGCTTCAGCTTCGCGAGCTTTGCCGAGTGTCTCTCGCACCCCGACAACCGCATGGAGCTCGACAAGACCAAGGTCGACGCCTGGGGTATTCCCGCAATGAGAATCAGCGCGAAGTGGCGCAGCAACGAGTGGGAGACCTTCAAGGACGCGCAGGTGACGGCGGCAGAGATGCTCGAAGCCGCCGGGGCTAAAGAGATCACGCTGCGCAACTCACCCTCCGCCCCGGGCGAAGGGATCCACGAGATGGGCTCGGCACGCATGGGCCACGATCCGAAGACCTCGGTGCTGAACCGCTGGAATCAGGCGCACGACGTCAAGAACCTGTTCGTCACCGACGGCTCCTTCATGGTGTCGTCCGGATGCCAGAACCCATCGCTGACCTACATGGCGATGACGGCGCGTGCCTGCGACTACGCTGTCAAGCAGATGAAGCTGGGGGAGATCTAA